The following proteins are encoded in a genomic region of Nicotiana sylvestris chromosome 4, ASM39365v2, whole genome shotgun sequence:
- the LOC104218713 gene encoding thaumatin-like protein 1, whose translation MDSRFSSSFILIIFIFVCFHRGISGTSFNLINRCGYNVWPGILANVGSQKLDSTGFMLAPGDSRVFQAPQEWSGRIWGRTGCNFDGNTGQGNCATGDCGSNQVECNGAGATPPATLAEFTIFSGTKQDFYDVSLVDGYNLPMAIQAVGGSGACDTTGCVKDLNRMCPNELRVGDGQACKSACEAFGSPEYCCSGAYASPSTCKPSSYSAMFKNACPKSYSYAYDDPTSTFTCTGADYTITFCPSLTSQKSSRDSSMSLSGTGNGQQATGTDGGSGSGSSPPEDPFPFGSSWLPDFMTGDSSRFSYFYSKMAFFIFSLIHFLLLI comes from the exons ATGGACTCAAGATTTTCTTCTTCCTTCATTCTTATCATCTTCATTTTCGTCTGCTTCCACAGAG GCATTTCTGGTACTAGTTTTAATTTAATAAACAGATGCGGCTACAACGTATGGCCTGGAATATTAGCCAATGTAGGTAGCCAAAAACTGGATAGTACCGGGTTCATGCTTGCTCCAGGTGATTCACGGGTATTCCAAGCTCCACAAGAATGGTCGGGTCGGATCTGGGGCAGAACCGGTTGTAATTTTGACGGTAACACCGGTCAAGGAAATTGTGCCACCGGCGATTGTGGCTCAAACCAAGTGGAATGCAATGGCGCCGGAGCAACTCCTCCGGCCACCCTTGCAGAGTTCACTATTTTCTCAG GTACGAAGCAAGATTTCTACGATGTTAGCTTAGTTGACGGATACAATTTACCAATGGCAATCCAAGCAGTTGGCGGGTCGGGTGCATGTGATACGACGGGTTGCGTGAAGGATTTGAATCGAATGTGCCCGAATGAGTTGCGGGTCGGGGATGGGCAAGCATGCAAGAGTGCATGTGAAGCATTTGGTAGCCCGGAATATTGCTGCAGCGGCGCGTATGCTTCACCTTCCACCTGTAAACCGTCGAGCTACTCGGCGATGTTTAAAAACGCGTGTCCTAAATCGTATAGCTACGCGTATGATGATCCTACGAGTACTTTTACATGTACAGGAGCTGATTATACGATTACATTCTGCCCTTCATTAACAAG TCAGAAATCTTCACGAGATTCTTCGATGTCTTTGAGCGGCACCGGAAACGGCCAACAGGCAACCGGAACAGATGGCGGGTCCGGTTCGGGTTCCAGTCCGCCGGAGGATCCATTTCCATTTGGCAGTTCATGGCTGCCGGATTTTATGACTGGAGACTCATCAAGATTTTCTTACTTTTACTCAAAAATGgcattttttatcttttctttaatTCACTTTTTATTATTGATTTAA